ATGATCTGGATTAACAATTTCGATATCGCTATCCGTTAAAATATCTCCAGCTGTAATCTCAGCAGGACCTTCAACATCAAGTTCGACAACTTTTTCGTCATCTACGTAAGATTTTACAGCAAGCCCTTTAACATTAAGGATAATTTGCATAACATCTTCACGTACACCTGGGATAGTATCAAATTCGTGTAGTACTCCATCAATTTTAATTGATGTTACTGCTGCACCTGGAAGTGAAGACAAGAGCACGCGACGAAGAGAATTACCAAGAGTTGTACCATAACCACGTTCTAGTGGTTCAATTACAAATCTACCGTAATCTTTATTTTCATCAATTTTTGTTATTATTGGTTTTTCAAACTCAATCATTTTTTCACCCCTCGAAACGAATCTTGTGTACTATTGTTATTCGATTATACACGACGACGTTTTGGAGGACGAGCACCATTATGTGGCACTGGAGTCACATCACGAATCGCAGTTACTTCTAGACCTGCAGCAGCAAGTGCACGAATTGCAGATTCACGTCCTGAACCAGGACCTTTGACAGTTACTTCAACAGTTTTAAGACCGTGTTCTTGTGCAGATTTTGCAGCAGCTTCAGCAGCCATTTGTGCAGCAAATGGTGTAGACTTACGTGAACCTTTGAAACCAAGGGCACCAGCTGAAGACCATGCAAGAGCATTACCATGCACATCTGTAATCATAACAATAGTGTTATTAAATGTTGCGTGAATATGAGCGACACCAGATTCGATGTTCTTTTTCACACGACGTTTACGTGTTGGTTTAGCCAATTTCTTTACCTCCTATTTTATTTTTTATTTTTTCTTACCTGCAATCGCAACTGCTTTACCTTTGCGAGTACGGGCGTTATTTTTAGTGTTTTGTCCACGGACAGGAAGTCCACGACGGTGACGGATACCACGGTATGATCCGATTTCCATCAAACGTTTGATGTTTAAGTTTACTTCACGACGAAGATCACCTTCAACTTTAATTGCATCAACTTCACGACGAATTGCATCTTCTTGATCCATAGTTAAGTCTTTAACACGGATATCTTCAGATACACCAGCAGCTTCAAGAATTTTCTTAGATGTTGCAAGTCCGATACCATATACGTATGTTAGTGAAACAACTACACGTTTGTCGTTTGGAATATCAACTCCAGCAATACGAGCCATTTTTTCTCCTTTCTAACTATTATCCTTGACGTTGTTTGTGTTTTGGATTTGTTGGACAAATAACCATAACACGACCGTTACGACGAATTACTTTACAGTATTCGCAAATTGGTTTAACCGATGGTCTTACCTTCATTTTTTAATCCCTCCAATTATTTCGATTATTTAAAGCGGTATGTGATACGTCCGCGAGTTAAATCATATGGACTCATTTCAACAGTAACACGATCACCAACTAAAATACGAATGTAATTTTTGCGGATTTTTCCTGAAACAGTTGCAAGAATTTGGTGCCCATTTTCTAATTCAACCGTAAACATTGCATTAGGCATAGTTTCAACAACTTTACCTTCAATTTCAATCACGTCTTCTTTTGCCACGCAAAAGTACCCCCTAAATTTCGATTTGATGTCCTCTGAATACAGAGGTAACAATTATAAGTCAGACTAGTCTAGTATATCATTACTTAAAATATTTGACAAGTACAATAAACAATTATTTTAATCCAGAAATCACTTTTTTAACATCTTCAAAAACAATGTCAATTTCTTGATTACCATTTACATTATTTACTAAACCTTTTTCACTATAATGGTCTAAAATTGGTTGACCTTGTGCAATGTTTACATCAAGGCGACGTTTTACAGTTTCAGGTTTATCATCTTCTCTTTGGTAGAAATCATTTTCGTCGTAATCACCAACTGGTGGATTGAAAACTTTATGGAATGTTTCACCTGTTTTACGGTTGATGATACGACCACTTAAACGTTCAACTAAAGAAGATGGATCGACATCAATATTTACCACACCATCTAAGGTTAAATTTAGCTCTTTTAATGTTTCATCAAGTGCATACGCTTGTTCAATTGTACGTGGATAACCATCCAATAGAAAGCCTTTTTCAGCTATGTCTTGTTTGGCTAAACGTTCTTTAACAATTCCATTCGTCACTTCATCAGGAACTAACTCACCTTTATCAATATATGATTTTGCAAGTTTTCCCATGTCAGTTTGATTAGACATTGCTTCTCTAAACATATCTCCTGTTGAAATATGAGCAACACCAAATTCTTCAACAATTTTAGCGGCTTGAGTCCCTTTACCAGCACCTGGAAGACCCATAATTAAAAGATTCATTATTAACTCCTTTTATAATGACATTAGCTCTATAATTGAGATTATTTTATTCTCAAATAAATCTGTCATTTTTGACAAATTTATTTAAAAACAAAATAGAAGAACAGAGCCTAGATGTCTCTGATCCTCAAATTTGTTTTTTCTACAATCTTATTTTGTAGTGTTCATAAATCCAACATATTGCCTCTTCAATAAGTAACCCTCAAGTTGTTTCATTCCTTCGATACCAGTTGATATTAAGATCAATAAGCTTGTACCACCTAGTGCAATACTAGAAGAAAGATTCAAAGCTTGTTGAGCTACGATTGGTGTCAAAGAAATAAAGGCAAGAAAAACAGAACCTACAGTTGCTAATTTCTTCAATAATGAAGACATATACTGTTCAGTTTCTCGTCCGGGTCTAACACTTGGAATATAAGACGAGTTTTTCTGTAGATTTTCAGCTGTTTTTTCAGGATTAACTTGCACAAACGTATAAAAGAATGAGAATAAAATGATTAATATAGCATAAAATACCATTCCTGTTGGCGTTTGATAATTTAATAGAGATTGCAAAGTTGTTAACCAAGGAATATTCTTTCCATTCTGCAAGAAAGGTAATAGAGTACTTGGAATTGTTGTTATCGAGCTAGCAAAGATAACGGGAATAACGCCAGCTGGATTTACCTTTAATGGAAGGTAAGAACTTGTTGGAGCACCTTGCATTAATTTTGTATATTGAATTGGAATTTTATATTCTGCTTGTTGAACAAATGTTGTAAAGAAAACAATTGCAAGAACAGCGATAATTAGCAAACCTACCACAATATAAGAGTGATTGATGTCTGAAGACTTAATATTAACAAAATAATCTTCTCTAACCGTCGCAATAGCATTTGGTATTGATGAAATGATACCTGCGAAGATAATCATTGAAACACCATTACCAAATCCTTTATCTGTAATTTGTTCTCCTAACCAAGTTACAATAACACTTCCAGTTGTTAATAAAGTACCTATTAATATATAGGTTTTAACATTAGGACTTGAAACTAGGCCTACATTTGATAAGGTATTAAAGGCTGCCGTAATACCAATTGATTGGATAAACGCAAGAACTAAAGAAATGTACCTAGTTGCTTGATTTAATTTACGACGGCCGACTTCACCTTGTTTACCCCATTCAACAAATTTAGGTAAGATATCCATTTGTAACAACTGCACAATAATTGAAGCTGTAATGTATGGACTAACACCCATTGAGAAAACCGAAAAGTTTCTCATGGCATTACCACTTACCAAATTTAACATGTTAAGAAAAGGGAGATCACTTAATTGTTCAAGACTTTTAGCATTAATTCCTGGAACAGTGATGTGTGTACCGATACGAAAGACCAGAATAATGAATAAGGTATAGAAAATTTTATGCCTTACATTTTTGATCTTTAATGCATCTTTTAATATCTTAAAGAACATAATGAGTTACCCCTCATTAGATGACTTCAACAGAACCACCTTTGGCAGTAATTGCTTCTTCAGCAGATTTTGAGAATTTAGCTGCTTTAACAGTCAATTTTTTAGTTAACTCACCATTAGCAAGGATTTTAACACCTGATTTTTCACCATTGATGATACCAGCATTTTTTAATACTGATGGTGATACTTCAGTACCGTCTTCAAAGACGTTTAATTGGTCTAAATTAACAAGTGCGTATTCTTTAGAATTGATGTTTGAGAATCCACGTTTTGGCATGCGACGGAACAATGGTGTTTGTCCACCTTCAAAACCTAAACGAACTCCTCCACCGCTACGTGCTTTTTGTCCTTTTTGACCACGTCCAGAAGTTTTACCATTACCTGATGATGTTCCACGTCCAACACGGTTACGTACTTTACGTGAACCTTCAGCAGCTTTTAATTCATGAAGTTTCATTATTTTATTTCTCCTTATTTGTAAAATGCTAGCGCCTCAATAGAGGGAAAGGACTCTCTATAGAAACTCGCCTATACTATTTTTATTTAATCGACTTTAAGTCGCAAAGAAATCCTTGCGACTTAAGAATCAATTATTTAACATCTTCAACAGTAACTAAGTGTGAAACTGATGTAATCATTCCACGAATAGCTTTGTTATCTTCTTTGATAACAGAACTGTTTAACTTACCAAGTCCAAGAGCAACAACTGTTTTACGTTGAGCTGGAATACGTCCGATTGGAGACTTAGTCAAAGTAATTTTAATTTGAGCCATGATAATCTCCTTTCTTAAGCTAAATCAGAAACTGAAACCCCACGTAGGGCAGCAACTTCATCAGCACGTTTCAATTGTTTCAGACCTTCAACAGTTGCACGAACAATGTTGATTGGTGTATTTGAACCTAGTGATTTTGAAGTAATATCAGCAACACCAGCTAATTCAATGACGGCACGAACAGCTCCACCAGCTGATACCCCAGAACCTTCAACGGCAGGTTTCAACAATACTTTAGCTCCACCAAAGTTTGAAAATACTTCATGTGGAATTGTAGTCCCAACCATTGGTACTTCAATCATGTCCTTTTTAGCAGCTTCAACTGCTTTACGAATAGCTTCTGGTACTTCTTGAGCTTTACCAGTTCCGAATCCAACGTGACCATTTCCATCACCAACAACTACTAAAGCAGCAAAACGTAGACGACGTCCACCTTTAACAACTTTAGTAACACGGTTGATAGCAACTACACGTTCTTCGAGTTCAACTGCATTATCTTTAAATGCCATTATTTTGTGTCCTCCCTATTAGAATTTCAATCCGTTTTCACGAGCTGCATCAGCCAAAGCTTTTACACGGCCGTGATATAGATATCCACCGCGGTCAAACACCACTTCAGAAATACCTTTAGCTACTGCGCGTTCAGCAACAAGTTTGCCGACAACAACGGCTTGTTCTGTTTTAGTTCCTTTAGAAACTTCTTTATCAAGAGTTGATGCACTTGCGAGCGTTACACCCGCTACGTCATCAATAACTTGAGCGTAGATGCCTGTATTAGAACGGAAAATGTTCAAACGTGGGCGTTCTGCAGTTCCAGAGAGTTTTCCGCGAACACGACGATGGCGTTTTTGGCGGATTTTGTTTTTATCTGGTTTCGAAATCACAATTTTCACCTCTTAATTTATTAATTGTATTATACTTTCGTATAACATGATCTATCGTTATGCACACTATAAAAGTATTACAAACAATAGTATTATTTACCTGTTTTACCTTCTTTACGGCGAACAAATTCACCAACGTAGCGAATACCTTTACCTTTATATGGTTCTGGTGAACGTAAGCTACGGATATAAGCAGCAGTTTGGCCAACCACTTCTTTGTTAATACCTTCAACTGTAATTGAAGTTGGGTTAGCAACAGTGAATGCAATTCCTTCTGGTGCTTCTACTTCATCTTGGTGTGATTTACCGACTGAAAGTACAAGTTTTGAACCTTGAAGTTGAGCACGGTAACCAACACCACGCATTTCAAGTTCTTTTTTAAATCCTTCAGAAACACCTACAACCATGTTATTCAAGTTAGCACGAGTAGTTCCGTGGATTGTTTTCATTTCTTTTGAGTCATTTGGACGAGCAACAGTAACTTCAGTTCCATCAACAGAAATTGACATATTTTTGTTGAATTCACGAGTTAATTCACCTTTAGGTCCTTTGACTGTAACAACGTTACCATTTTGGCTAATTTCTACACCAGCAGGTAAAGTAATTACTTTATTACCAATACGTGACATTATAATTCTCCTGTTAAATTGTCAAGCTGCTTAAACAGCTAGTTTTCACGGGGTGGCTAATTCTAGCCTTTTAGTGGATTGATGATTTTATGATGCTTATAAAAGCAACATAAAATTACCAAACATACGCGATAACTTCACCACCAACGCTCTTTTGACGAGCTTCTTTATCTGTCAAAAGACCTTCTGATGTTGAAATAATTGCAACTCCTAAACCATTAAGCACTTTAGGAATGTCATCACGTTTAGAGTAAACACGTAATCCTGGTTTAGAAATACGTTTTAAATTTGTGATAACACGTTCACCGTTTTGTCCATATTTTAAGAAAACACGGATAATGCCTTGTTTATCATCTTCGATAACTTCAACATTTTTCACAAAACCTTCACGTTTAAGGATGTCAGCAATCCCTTTTTTAATATTTGATGCAGGAACTTCAAGTACTTCATGTTTTGCTTGGTTAGCATTACGAATACGTGTTAGAAAGTCTGCAATTGGGTCAGTCATAACCATTTTTTATTTTCTCCTCTTATTAGCAGTTTGAACAATATCACTTGCTAATTAATGAGTCCTTACGGACATTAAAACTATGTTTATATTACCAAGATGCTTTAGTAACACCTGGAATTTGACCTTTATGAGCTAATTCACGGAATGTGATACGGCTCAAGCCAAATTTGCCCATATAGGCATGTGGACGTCCAGTTACACGACAACGATTATGTAGACGTGTAGGTGAAGCATTACGAGGTAATTTAGCTAAACCTTCATAATCTCCAGCAGCTTTTAAAGCAGCACGTTTTTCTGCATAACGATCAACAACTTGTTGGCGTTTAGCTTCACGAGCGACCATTGATTTCTTTGCCATTAGTTTACCTCCTAATTATTTTGCGAAAGGCATTCCAAGCCCTTTTAACAACTCACGAGATTCTTCATCAGTGTTTGCAGTTGTTACGATAACGATATCAAGTCCGCGAGTTTTTTCAACATCATCGAAGTTGATTTCTGGGAAAATTAATTGTTCTTTCACACCAAGTGTGTAGTTACCACGTCCATCAAAAGATTTTGTTGGAACACCATGGAAGTCACGAACACGTGGAAGTGAAACATTCACTAATTTATCTAGGAATTCATACATACGTTCGCCACGAAGAGTTACTTTCGCACCGATCGCTACACCTTCACGAAGACGGAAGCCGGCGATTGATTTTTTAGCTTTAGTAATAAGTGGTTTTTGACCTGAAATCAAAGCTAACTCTGCAGCAGCTTTTTCAAGGTTTTTAGTATTTGAAACTGCGTCCCCAACACCCATATTAAGAACAATTTTGTCAACTTTAGGCACAGCCATAACTGATGTGTAGTTGAATTGTTCTGTCAAGGCAGGAACAACTTCTTTGTTATATTTTTCTTTTAAGCGATTTGCCATTATACTTCTCCTTTCCTTCGTGATTAATCAAGAACTTCGCCTGATTTTTTGTTGTAACGTACTTTTTTGCCATCTACAACTTTATAACCAACACGACCTGCTACTCCATTTTTATCTAACACTTGAACGTTAGACACATGGATTGGTGCTTCTTTTTCAACGATTGCACCTTGAGGGTTTTCTGTGTTAGGTTTTTGGTGTTTTTTAATCATTCCAACACCTTCAACAACAACTTTGTTTACTTTTGGAAGTGCTTTAAGAACAACAGCTTCTACACCTTTGTCCTTACCAGCAATAACGCGAACTTTGTCGCCTTTTTTTACAAACATTTGGTTTTTTCTCCTAATTAATTTCTTACGCCCGAGGGGCACCCTAGATAAAGGAATCTAGGGGACTAGTTTGCTTAAATTATAGTACTTCTGGTGCCAATGAAACAATCTTCATATATCCACCTTCACGTAATTCACGTGCTACTGGACCGAAGATACGAGTTCCGCGAGGCGTTTTATCGTCACGAATGATTACAGCGGCATTTTCGTCAAATTTGATGTAAGAACCGTCAGGACGACGTGCACCAGTTTTTGTACGAACGATAACAGCTTTAACCACGTCACCTTTTTTAACTGCTCCACCAGGAGTAGCTTGTTTTACAGAAGCAACGATTACGTCACCGATGTTAGCGAATTTACGTCCTGAACCACCAAGAACTTTGATAGTCAAGATCTCACGAGCACCGCTATTATCAGCAACTTTCAAGCGAGTTTCTTGTTGAATCATTTCAATTTTCTCCTTTTAGTTTGATTAGATAATAACAGCTTCTTCCACAACTGCTACCAAACGGAAACGTTTAGTTGCTGAAAGTGGACGAGTTTCCATGATACGAACGATATCGCCTTCTTTAGCTACGTTGTTTTCATCATGTGCTTTGTATTTTTTAGAATAGTTGATACGTTTACCATAGACTGGGTGGTTACGTTTAGTTTCAACTACAACTGTGATAGTTTTATCCATTTTGTCAGATACTACGCGTCCAACAAGGCTTTTACGTTGATTACGTTCCATAATAAGAATTTCTCCTTTCCCAATCTATTATTTAGCTTCAGATTGCACAGTTTTAATACGTGCAATTTGTTTTTTAACTTCGTTCAAACGAGCAGTTTGATCAAGTTGACCTGCAGCAGCTTGGAAACGAAGATCAAAAAGTTCTTTTTTGAGTTCGTTTTCTTTTTTAGCAAGTTCTTCTTGAGACAATCCACGAAGCTCTTTAACAAAATCTTGAATTTCTTTAAGTTTCATGTCTTCTCCTTATTCTGCTTCACGTTTTACGAATTTAGTTTTAACTGGTAATTTGTGGCTAGCAAGACGAAGCGCTTCACGAGCTGTTTCTTCAGAAACACCTGCGATTTCGAACATGATTTTACCACGTTTAACTGGTGCTACCCAACCTTCAGGAGCACCTTTACCAGAACCCATACGAACCCCGATAGCTTTAGCAGTATATGATTTGTGAGGGAAAATTTTAATCCAAACTTTACCACCACGTTTCATATAACGAGTCATAGCAATACGAGCAGCTTCGATTTGACGGTTTGTAATCCATGAGCTAGTTGTAGCTTGAAGACCATATTCACCAAATGATACTTCTTTTCCGCCTTTAGCTTCACCGCGCATTTTTCCACGGAATTCACGACGGTGTTTAACACGTTTAGGTACTAACATTTGTTATTTGCCTCCTTTAGTGTTTTTACGAGCTGGAAGAACTTCTCCACGGTAAATCCAAACTTTAACGCCAAGTTTACCATAAGTAGTATCTGCTTCTTCCCAAGCGTAAT
This Streptococcus urinalis 2285-97 DNA region includes the following protein-coding sequences:
- the rpsK gene encoding 30S ribosomal protein S11; amino-acid sequence: MAKPTRKRRVKKNIESGVAHIHATFNNTIVMITDVHGNALAWSSAGALGFKGSRKSTPFAAQMAAEAAAKSAQEHGLKTVEVTVKGPGSGRESAIRALAAAGLEVTAIRDVTPVPHNGARPPKRRRV
- the rpmJ gene encoding 50S ribosomal protein L36, whose protein sequence is MKVRPSVKPICEYCKVIRRNGRVMVICPTNPKHKQRQG
- the infA gene encoding translation initiation factor IF-1, encoding MAKEDVIEIEGKVVETMPNAMFTVELENGHQILATVSGKIRKNYIRILVGDRVTVEMSPYDLTRGRITYRFK
- a CDS encoding adenylate kinase; translation: MNLLIMGLPGAGKGTQAAKIVEEFGVAHISTGDMFREAMSNQTDMGKLAKSYIDKGELVPDEVTNGIVKERLAKQDIAEKGFLLDGYPRTIEQAYALDETLKELNLTLDGVVNIDVDPSSLVERLSGRIINRKTGETFHKVFNPPVGDYDENDFYQREDDKPETVKRRLDVNIAQGQPILDHYSEKGLVNNVNGNQEIDIVFEDVKKVISGLK
- the secY gene encoding preprotein translocase subunit SecY produces the protein MFFKILKDALKIKNVRHKIFYTLFIILVFRIGTHITVPGINAKSLEQLSDLPFLNMLNLVSGNAMRNFSVFSMGVSPYITASIIVQLLQMDILPKFVEWGKQGEVGRRKLNQATRYISLVLAFIQSIGITAAFNTLSNVGLVSSPNVKTYILIGTLLTTGSVIVTWLGEQITDKGFGNGVSMIIFAGIISSIPNAIATVREDYFVNIKSSDINHSYIVVGLLIIAVLAIVFFTTFVQQAEYKIPIQYTKLMQGAPTSSYLPLKVNPAGVIPVIFASSITTIPSTLLPFLQNGKNIPWLTTLQSLLNYQTPTGMVFYAILIILFSFFYTFVQVNPEKTAENLQKNSSYIPSVRPGRETEQYMSSLLKKLATVGSVFLAFISLTPIVAQQALNLSSSIALGGTSLLILISTGIEGMKQLEGYLLKRQYVGFMNTTK
- the rplO gene encoding 50S ribosomal protein L15: MKLHELKAAEGSRKVRNRVGRGTSSGNGKTSGRGQKGQKARSGGGVRLGFEGGQTPLFRRMPKRGFSNINSKEYALVNLDQLNVFEDGTEVSPSVLKNAGIINGEKSGVKILANGELTKKLTVKAAKFSKSAEEAITAKGGSVEVI
- the rpmD gene encoding 50S ribosomal protein L30, producing MAQIKITLTKSPIGRIPAQRKTVVALGLGKLNSSVIKEDNKAIRGMITSVSHLVTVEDVK
- the rpsE gene encoding 30S ribosomal protein S5 produces the protein MAFKDNAVELEERVVAINRVTKVVKGGRRLRFAALVVVGDGNGHVGFGTGKAQEVPEAIRKAVEAAKKDMIEVPMVGTTIPHEVFSNFGGAKVLLKPAVEGSGVSAGGAVRAVIELAGVADITSKSLGSNTPINIVRATVEGLKQLKRADEVAALRGVSVSDLA
- the rplR gene encoding 50S ribosomal protein L18; amino-acid sequence: MISKPDKNKIRQKRHRRVRGKLSGTAERPRLNIFRSNTGIYAQVIDDVAGVTLASASTLDKEVSKGTKTEQAVVVGKLVAERAVAKGISEVVFDRGGYLYHGRVKALADAARENGLKF
- the rplF gene encoding 50S ribosomal protein L6; the protein is MSRIGNKVITLPAGVEISQNGNVVTVKGPKGELTREFNKNMSISVDGTEVTVARPNDSKEMKTIHGTTRANLNNMVVGVSEGFKKELEMRGVGYRAQLQGSKLVLSVGKSHQDEVEAPEGIAFTVANPTSITVEGINKEVVGQTAAYIRSLRSPEPYKGKGIRYVGEFVRRKEGKTGK
- the rpsH gene encoding 30S ribosomal protein S8, whose amino-acid sequence is MVMTDPIADFLTRIRNANQAKHEVLEVPASNIKKGIADILKREGFVKNVEVIEDDKQGIIRVFLKYGQNGERVITNLKRISKPGLRVYSKRDDIPKVLNGLGVAIISTSEGLLTDKEARQKSVGGEVIAYVW
- the rpsN gene encoding 30S ribosomal protein S14: MAKKSMVAREAKRQQVVDRYAEKRAALKAAGDYEGLAKLPRNASPTRLHNRCRVTGRPHAYMGKFGLSRITFRELAHKGQIPGVTKASW
- the rplE gene encoding 50S ribosomal protein L5; this encodes MANRLKEKYNKEVVPALTEQFNYTSVMAVPKVDKIVLNMGVGDAVSNTKNLEKAAAELALISGQKPLITKAKKSIAGFRLREGVAIGAKVTLRGERMYEFLDKLVNVSLPRVRDFHGVPTKSFDGRGNYTLGVKEQLIFPEINFDDVEKTRGLDIVIVTTANTDEESRELLKGLGMPFAK
- the rplX gene encoding 50S ribosomal protein L24 encodes the protein MFVKKGDKVRVIAGKDKGVEAVVLKALPKVNKVVVEGVGMIKKHQKPNTENPQGAIVEKEAPIHVSNVQVLDKNGVAGRVGYKVVDGKKVRYNKKSGEVLD
- the rplN gene encoding 50S ribosomal protein L14, coding for MIQQETRLKVADNSGAREILTIKVLGGSGRKFANIGDVIVASVKQATPGGAVKKGDVVKAVIVRTKTGARRPDGSYIKFDENAAVIIRDDKTPRGTRIFGPVARELREGGYMKIVSLAPEVL
- the rpsQ gene encoding 30S ribosomal protein S17: MERNQRKSLVGRVVSDKMDKTITVVVETKRNHPVYGKRINYSKKYKAHDENNVAKEGDIVRIMETRPLSATKRFRLVAVVEEAVII
- the rpmC gene encoding 50S ribosomal protein L29; protein product: MKLKEIQDFVKELRGLSQEELAKKENELKKELFDLRFQAAAGQLDQTARLNEVKKQIARIKTVQSEAK
- the rplP gene encoding 50S ribosomal protein L16, giving the protein MLVPKRVKHRREFRGKMRGEAKGGKEVSFGEYGLQATTSSWITNRQIEAARIAMTRYMKRGGKVWIKIFPHKSYTAKAIGVRMGSGKGAPEGWVAPVKRGKIMFEIAGVSEETAREALRLASHKLPVKTKFVKREAE